The genomic interval TCTTCAACCTCGCCGACGTCGCCACGCTCAAGGCCGCGAAGTTTTCCGTGAACTACACCGAGAGCCCGCTGGACTTCGTGGACCACGTGAAAACCGTGGACGTCCTCGTGCTCAGCGTGAACACGCCCGCGTTCACCACGCCCGAGGCGCGCAAGGCGCTCTTCGACCACGTCGCGGCGGGCAAGGGCTTGGTGCTGCTGCACGCGGGCGTCTGGTATAACTACCGCGACTGGCCCGAATACAACCGCGAGCTGGCCGGCGGCGGCTCGCGCGGACACGACCGCCTCGGCGAATACGAGGTGAAGGTCACCAACGGCGCGCACCCCATCATGAAAGGCGTCCCGGCGACGTTCCGCATCACCGACGAACTCTACTACTACACGCCCGACACCACGGGCACGCCCATCGAAATCCTCGCCACCGCGACTTCGACGCAGCGGCCCGGCACCTATCCGCAAGTCTTCGTGGTGAAGCACGCGAAAGCCCGCATCGCCGGACTCACCCTCGGCCACGACGCCCGCGCCCATGACCTGCCGGAGTTCAAGACGCTGCTTGTGAACTGCATCGAGTGGGTGAAGAGGTAGTGACTTATGAACCGGCCGGGCTCCTGCATTTTCTTTGCGTTGGCTTGGTCGCTCGTGGCGGCGCTCGGAGCCGAGGACAGGCCGACGCTCGCGCAGGAGATTGCCAAGGCTCGCGCTGAGTTGGTTGAAACGGAGATGAAACTGTTGCCGGAAGCACGGGCGGTTCCCGACAAGTCGGCAACGGAGGTCCGTGAGCGCCAGCGGGAGGCGGAGGCGACTCGGATGGGCCGCAAACCTCTCGGGCGATGAGGTCTGCCGGGCATTGAAGCGGCTTGGCTTCGTGTTCCAGCGGCAGACCGGTTCCCACCGCCACTACGCCAAAGGTGGCCGGCATCCGCGCGTGCCGGTGCACCGCGAAATCCGTCCGAAGACGCTTCAATCCATCCTCAAGCAGGCGGACCTCACGCTTGTGGAATTGCTGGCGAATCTCTGAGGTGGCAGGCAGCGGACTGCCGCCCTGCCTCTTTCACCCTTCCATCACTTCCCGCTCGCTCACGCGCTGCGCGATGACGGCGACGCAATCGCCTTGCTGGGTGAGGCACGGGGCGCGTTGGGTGATGAGGTAGCCGGCGGACTGCGCAACGAGCGGCTCGGGGGCGCGGTCGGCGCGTTCGAGGTGATGGATGAAGCCGACGGTCTGGCCGCGTTTCACTTTCGCGCCGAGGTCGAGGCCGATTTCAAAGATGCCGGACTCGGGCGCGAGCAAATAGTCCTCGCGATGCAACGCCTGGGTGAGGATGACCGGCGGCAGGCCGAGTTTTTTGCGCGTCTGCTCGCGGCCTTTGAGCGCGCCGAGGTGAATGAGGACGTTGCGCAGACCGCTCTGCGTGATGCGGTGCACGTCGGCGGGG from Verrucomicrobiota bacterium carries:
- a CDS encoding type II toxin-antitoxin system HicA family toxin; the protein is MSASGRRRRLGWAANLSGDEVCRALKRLGFVFQRQTGSHRHYAKGGRHPRVPVHREIRPKTLQSILKQADLTLVELLANL